The nucleotide window GAAAGAAACGAACGTTCGACGTGCGGCTTTTACTCGGCACGCAGTCCTGAGTTTCTTCCATCGAGCTTCGCTACCTCAGCGAATTGGCTTTTTTCCTCGGCCCCGACCCGAGGTGGCGGAGCTTTTGTCCTTGAAAAAGGAAGAGGGACAGATTTACCGCGTCCGTGCCGTTTCGCTTAGAGCGGCCATTAATCATAGGAATACTAAGTTTTGAGAATGCCAACCCTCTCCCATCGTCTCGCTGCTGCTGGCTTTGCTCTCACGGCCCTTGCAGGCCACGTTCAGGCAGCTTGTGTCAACAGCCCCGCCTCGCAATCGAATTCGACTTTCCCTACCGCTCTCACGGGTAAGCTCGCATACCACAGCTATGTCAACTACGGCGACGGAACGAGCCAGATCTACATCTACGACTTTGCGGCGCATACTTTGACGCAGGTGTCAAAGGCATCGTGGGGGATCAAGGACCCGATGAATGCCGTGTTCAGCCCCGACGGAAAATGGCTTGTGTTCATGGGGGAGACCACCAACGCGTGGAACGTGTTCATGTGGCAGATCGGCTCGAACAGCGCGCCGATCAACATGACGAACAGCACGGGCCAGACTCGTAACGAAGATCCGAAATTCAGCAAGGACGGCAGCAAACTGTTTTTCAAGCAGAACGGCGACGTGATGGAAGCGACGTTGTCGTTTACGAGCGGCGGTCCGCAGTTTACGTCGGTGGTCAACATCACTAACACGGCGCCGGGTATCGAAAGCTCGATGCCGTTCCCGTCGCCCGATAACAGCGCGGTGTACTTCGCCACCGGCGTGGGCGCGGCCTCGAGCGTCTACAAGGAAACCATTGCGACGCATCAGAAGGTTGCATTCGATGCGCCGTCGGGCCTCGAGACCTACTACCCGATGGTGCGTGGCGATGGGACGGTGTTCTACGCGCGCTGGAACAGTGCGTCGGGCAAGGCCGATCAGATTTACACGAAAGTGAACCCAGGCGACGCGCCAAACCAGCTGTCGATCAACGACTGTAAGGGCAACAACTCGGATCCGGCCCCGGTCGACAACACGAACTATGTGTTCTTCTCGTCGACGACGCAAGGCGGCTACCAGCTGTACGTCGGCGACGTAAGCACCGGCAAGCGTTGGAACCTCGCTCAATTCGGCGTGAATTCGGACACGACGAAGGCCAAGCTCGGATCAAACTACTGGAGCGGCACGAGCACATTGACGCCGGGCAAGACGCTGCTCTCGCAAGGCAAGCCGGCTACCGCATCGTCGAGCTACAACTCGAGCCTGACCGCATCCAAGGCGTTCGACGGTAATACGGCGAATACCTCGCGTTGGGATTCGATCGAAGGGAACGCCGCGGGCACGCAGTGGATTACGGTCGATCTCGGCGGAGTGAAGACGATCACCAGCGTTGATATCTACTGGGATGCGGGTGCGAAGACGTATCAGATCCAGACATCGAACGACAACGCTAACTGGACAACGATCTACTCGACTTCGAGCGGCGTAGGTTCGGGGCACGTGTCGCTCGCGAACCTGAAGGGCAGCGGCCGCTATGTGCGCATGTACGGCACGCAGCGCGCGACGACGTGGGGCTACTCGATCGACGAAATGCAGGTCTGGGGTTCGTAAGCAGCGCTGATCCGCGCGCGTGGCCTCGTGCAAGCACGCACGCGATGCCTGCGCGCGCCTGCGAATCTGCAGGCAGCGTATGGCGACTGAATACAGGAGCCTGCCGGAGATGACAATCGCCTAAACCTGTAAAACGTGAGACGAACGAATTTCAAAAACGCACGCTCTCTTTTCATGCGCGTGCATACATCATTGCGTGTGCAACCGGTGTGCTGATCGCCGTCATGCAGAACGCGGCAACAGCATCGCGGCGTCTTTATTCCCGATTGAACGCGCCGTTCGCGATTTTTTCCGGATTGCAGGAGAACGTTTGTTGGTCTATCACGAAAGGACACCGGAACAGATAACAGCGTCGGAAGCGACAACACGGTGCACTGGCGAGCAAATAATTTTCGGACGCCGGAATAGTGATCAGGGTGGCGATGTTCATGCAGATGTGGACGCCGCTTATCCCACCCCTGATCACGAAAAGGAGTCTGAAAATGAAACTGCTTTCGATGCTGACGATGTCTGCTGCCGTCCTCGCTTCAACGACGATCTTCACCAGTGCTTTCGCGCAGGACAACATGCGCGCGGATGCCGGTCCGACTAGCCAGCAACAGGTAGTGCGCACTGACAACGCGCAACACACGGGCAGCGGCGAGGGCCCAGGCATGGCGGGCATAAGCCAAGGTGGCCATCGGGCGATGACGCCGAACGATACGTCCAGCAATCAGAAGCCATGTGTCGGTCCGGTGAGTTACTGCAACATCTACTTCGGTAGCTAAGACGAAGCGCT belongs to Paraburkholderia sp. SOS3 and includes:
- a CDS encoding discoidin domain-containing protein, whose product is MPTLSHRLAAAGFALTALAGHVQAACVNSPASQSNSTFPTALTGKLAYHSYVNYGDGTSQIYIYDFAAHTLTQVSKASWGIKDPMNAVFSPDGKWLVFMGETTNAWNVFMWQIGSNSAPINMTNSTGQTRNEDPKFSKDGSKLFFKQNGDVMEATLSFTSGGPQFTSVVNITNTAPGIESSMPFPSPDNSAVYFATGVGAASSVYKETIATHQKVAFDAPSGLETYYPMVRGDGTVFYARWNSASGKADQIYTKVNPGDAPNQLSINDCKGNNSDPAPVDNTNYVFFSSTTQGGYQLYVGDVSTGKRWNLAQFGVNSDTTKAKLGSNYWSGTSTLTPGKTLLSQGKPATASSSYNSSLTASKAFDGNTANTSRWDSIEGNAAGTQWITVDLGGVKTITSVDIYWDAGAKTYQIQTSNDNANWTTIYSTSSGVGSGHVSLANLKGSGRYVRMYGTQRATTWGYSIDEMQVWGS